From Zavarzinella sp., one genomic window encodes:
- a CDS encoding DUF1549 domain-containing protein, with amino-acid sequence MARTLAIFAIFLPVIAHAGEIDFARDIRPILSNHCFQCHGPDEKTRSGELSLHTAKGAQLGGSSEVPTIVSGKPQQSELVRRINAEKPSELMPPKSANKPLTVKQKQLLADWIAAGGKYVDHWAFQPPKRPLLPMVDAQQWPQNGIDHFILYRLQQAGLSPGKLADKSVFIRRAYLDIVGLPPTPAETEQFVNDPDPDASERLIDRLLASPRFGEHWARVWLDLARYADTNGFEKDRPRTMWLYRNWVIQAFNNNMPYDRFTIEQLAGDLLPGASESQLIATGFHRNTMLNEEGGIDPLEYRWLAMNDRIATTGTVWLGLTLNCCQCHTHKFDPISHDEYYRLFAIFNNCEEPTISVTTQEIQDRRKLLEVEIQRQLKELPSRFPIGTQLDPKLTAQENRQKNFERQFAAWLKEERMRAVDWQIIRPAKVSSNLPHLEVEADDAVFVSGDQSKRDEMVVEMNLPKNTTGIRLEVLADPRLPAGGPGRVYYEGPLGDFVLSELSIKQDSTDLAIAEATASFQAARGQVGGAIDQNPLTAWTINGGQGNHIRQFSGSKSLSVARCGFIWCVKNIMQPIWASFVWLPQLQQVRWLHAACQRK; translated from the coding sequence ATGGCTCGCACCTTGGCTATTTTCGCAATTTTCCTGCCAGTGATTGCCCACGCTGGTGAAATTGATTTTGCACGCGATATTCGGCCAATACTTTCCAATCATTGTTTTCAGTGTCATGGGCCGGATGAAAAAACCCGAAGTGGGGAATTGAGTCTGCATACCGCCAAGGGGGCCCAGCTTGGTGGCAGTTCGGAAGTTCCCACCATTGTTTCTGGCAAGCCGCAGCAAAGTGAACTGGTACGGAGAATCAATGCGGAAAAGCCTAGTGAATTGATGCCACCCAAATCTGCGAACAAACCACTAACCGTCAAACAGAAGCAATTACTTGCCGATTGGATAGCTGCAGGTGGGAAATATGTCGACCATTGGGCATTTCAGCCACCCAAACGCCCGCTACTGCCCATGGTGGATGCCCAGCAGTGGCCACAAAATGGGATCGATCACTTCATCCTTTACCGGCTGCAACAGGCGGGGTTATCGCCTGGAAAGCTTGCTGATAAGAGCGTCTTCATCCGTCGAGCATACCTTGACATCGTTGGTCTGCCTCCGACACCTGCAGAAACGGAGCAGTTTGTAAATGATCCCGATCCGGATGCTAGTGAGAGACTGATTGATCGTTTGCTGGCATCACCGAGATTTGGCGAGCACTGGGCAAGAGTATGGCTGGATCTGGCTCGATATGCTGATACCAACGGCTTTGAAAAAGATCGTCCACGGACAATGTGGTTGTACCGCAACTGGGTGATCCAGGCATTTAATAACAACATGCCATACGACCGTTTCACAATTGAACAGCTTGCAGGTGATTTACTACCAGGAGCATCCGAATCGCAATTGATTGCTACTGGTTTCCACCGAAATACCATGCTGAACGAAGAAGGTGGCATCGATCCACTGGAATATCGCTGGCTGGCAATGAATGATCGTATTGCTACTACCGGAACTGTCTGGCTGGGATTAACTCTGAATTGCTGCCAGTGCCATACCCACAAGTTTGATCCGATTTCACATGATGAGTATTATCGTCTTTTTGCAATTTTTAATAATTGTGAAGAACCAACCATTTCAGTAACGACACAAGAAATTCAAGATCGCCGCAAACTGCTGGAAGTCGAAATTCAACGTCAACTGAAAGAATTGCCGTCACGCTTTCCAATAGGCACGCAATTAGATCCGAAGTTGACGGCACAGGAGAACCGCCAGAAGAACTTTGAGAGGCAATTCGCCGCGTGGCTAAAAGAGGAACGAATGCGAGCGGTTGACTGGCAAATCATCCGACCTGCAAAAGTATCTTCCAATCTGCCCCACCTGGAAGTAGAAGCGGACGATGCAGTCTTTGTGTCTGGCGACCAATCGAAACGCGACGAGATGGTGGTAGAGATGAATCTGCCCAAAAATACTACTGGGATTCGACTGGAAGTGCTGGCAGACCCCCGCCTGCCTGCAGGTGGGCCGGGAAGAGTGTATTATGAAGGCCCCCTTGGCGATTTTGTCTTAAGTGAATTGAGCATCAAGCAGGACAGCACCGATCTTGCAATTGCAGAAGCGACTGCCTCGTTTCAGGCAGCACGTGGTCAGGTGGGTGGGGCGATCGATCAGAACCCACTGACTGCCTGGACCATTAATGGTGGGCAGGGAAATCACATCAGGCAGTTTTCCGGCTCAAAAAGCCTGTCAGTGGCACGGTGCGGATTCATCTGGTGTGTGAAAAATATTATGCAGCCAATTTGGGCAAGTTTCGTCTGGCTGCCACAACTGCAACAGGTGAGGTGGTTGCACGCAGCCTGCCAGCGAAAATAG
- a CDS encoding DUF1553 domain-containing protein has product MGKFRLAATTATGEVVARSLPAKIEVLLAIDEEKLTSGQVQELRDFYLSVTPLLSEERAAIQRLQKALPDFPTALVLQERPKDRTRPTFLHHRGEWLSPRNVVQPGVPAFLPEITAPIPNRLDFAKWLMAKEHPLTARVMVNRVWAAIFGKGLVTTLDDFGYQSNPPSHPELLDWLAVEFMESGWDVKWLIRLIVTSSTYQQTSNVTPQLLEQDPDNKWYSRMPSRRLSGEELRDLYLVVSDKLAVDIGGPSVFPPQPESVTREGTFAAYPWKTSTGSDRFRRSIYTFKRRTSPFAFLKTFDAPSGEACVARRESTNTPLQALTQLNDAMLLELTRALAQSVYQSRPSNAERVTELFLRTVSRLPSTDERKLLTQFFDQQIEFFQQHPSETERLCTPNFPKSAEFAAWIVLCRAVLNLDEAITRN; this is encoded by the coding sequence TTGGGCAAGTTTCGTCTGGCTGCCACAACTGCAACAGGTGAGGTGGTTGCACGCAGCCTGCCAGCGAAAATAGAAGTACTGCTGGCAATCGATGAGGAAAAATTAACATCTGGTCAGGTTCAGGAGCTTCGGGACTTTTACCTCTCGGTAACGCCGTTGCTTTCTGAAGAGCGGGCTGCTATACAACGCCTGCAGAAAGCCTTGCCCGATTTTCCCACCGCCTTGGTGTTGCAGGAAAGACCGAAAGACCGCACTCGCCCCACTTTTCTGCACCATCGTGGGGAATGGTTAAGCCCGAGGAATGTCGTTCAGCCAGGCGTACCTGCTTTTCTGCCAGAGATTACCGCACCGATTCCCAATCGGCTTGATTTTGCCAAATGGTTGATGGCAAAGGAACACCCTTTGACAGCACGTGTCATGGTCAACCGGGTGTGGGCAGCCATTTTTGGGAAAGGGCTGGTGACGACGCTGGATGATTTCGGTTATCAGAGCAACCCACCCAGTCATCCGGAATTACTGGATTGGCTGGCAGTCGAGTTTATGGAAAGTGGCTGGGATGTAAAATGGCTGATCCGGTTGATCGTGACGAGTTCAACATACCAGCAGACAAGTAACGTGACGCCACAACTGCTCGAGCAGGATCCCGACAACAAGTGGTACAGTAGAATGCCATCCCGACGACTGTCGGGGGAAGAGCTTCGCGACCTGTATCTCGTGGTATCAGACAAACTTGCCGTCGATATTGGTGGGCCGAGTGTCTTCCCGCCCCAGCCAGAAAGTGTTACCCGCGAAGGCACATTTGCTGCTTATCCCTGGAAAACCAGCACCGGATCGGATCGATTTCGCCGTTCGATTTATACATTCAAGCGACGCACCAGCCCATTCGCTTTTTTGAAAACCTTCGATGCTCCAAGTGGAGAAGCCTGTGTTGCCCGGCGGGAATCAACGAATACTCCTTTGCAGGCCCTCACTCAGTTGAACGATGCTATGTTGCTGGAACTGACCAGAGCGCTGGCACAGAGTGTGTATCAAAGCAGGCCATCGAATGCCGAGCGGGTGACGGAACTGTTTTTACGTACGGTCAGCAGATTGCCCAGTACAGATGAGCGTAAACTGTTGACACAGTTTTTTGATCAACAAATCGAGTTTTTTCAGCAGCACCCTTCGGAAACTGAGCGATTATGTACACCCAATTTTCCAAAGTCAGCAGAGTTTGCCGCCTGGATTGTCCTTTGCAGAGCAGTGTTGAATTTAGATGAGGCGATTACCAGGAATTAA
- a CDS encoding multidrug efflux RND transporter permease subunit — translation MISTFFIDRPVFANVIAIFTGIFGLVALFRLPVERYPEITPPTVVVSASYPGADAQVIADTVAAPIEQEVNGVENMMYMTSTCSSDGGYSLTITFEIGTNLEEAQVQVQNRLAVAEPLLPEDVRRQGVSVKKRSANIIMAVALTSEDGTFSGLDLSNYAILRMRDELSRVDGVGDILIRGQGAYAMRVWLDPDAMAAKQITTNEVVAALRRQNVQVTAGQIGQPPTEADQQLQYSVTTKGRLTNAEEFQGIILKRGPEGQITYLRDVARVELGAQSYDSFSAKTGTPASNLLVYQLPGSNAMDVADRVKKRMEEISSTLPKGMEYSIPFDTTRFVRQAISEVYRTLIEAGILVLIVILVFLQSWRALLVPTTTVPVTIIGAFAFMPFLGFSINLLTLFGLILAIGIVVDEAIVIVENAAHHIERGKPAREATILAMQEVTGPVIAITLVLMAVFLPTAFLGGITGQLYRQFALTIAATAFISAVNALTLKPAQCATWLKPPPARRAWPIRAFNTGYGAIEAGYAWVIRQTVKVWWGFLLIFAGIAGMTGYWYTTLPTGFLPQEDQGYIIIAVQLRDNAPLQETAMVGDKMSAILKEFKEKGATENWFMLGGFSLLDGTNSPNAATMFVAWKDWSEREGNPALTQDAIVGQLRQRFAAIQEANILVLIPPSIQGIGVAGGFQMQVQLREGGELPDLQQRISDVIEAAKKRPEIGVAQSSFRSGVPQLYLDIDRIKCEKLIIPLDALFETLRANLGSVYVNDFNKFGRTYQVRVQAESAERSKADDIYKLYVRNLSNEMVPLKTLLKVQERPGPQSITRHNLYPAAAINGAGAPGISSGEALEVMKQVAAEQLPDSMGFEWTGIAYQEAAISGDEVYIFALAVLMVYLVLAAQYESWILPLAVILVVPLGLLGVIAAVSFRGLDNNIYTQIGVVLIIALASKNAILIVEFARKLRESGLSIRESAVTAARNRLRPILMTSFAFIMGVAPLVWSKGAGAASRQALGTAVFGGMLTATFLAIFFIPVFYAVMQWLSELRSGPKFVQHDSPPH, via the coding sequence ATGATATCGACATTTTTCATCGATCGGCCTGTTTTCGCCAACGTGATCGCAATTTTCACAGGAATCTTCGGGCTGGTGGCGTTGTTTCGCCTGCCAGTCGAAAGATATCCGGAAATTACCCCACCCACGGTGGTGGTGAGTGCATCCTACCCTGGTGCGGACGCCCAGGTAATTGCCGATACCGTGGCTGCACCCATTGAACAGGAAGTCAATGGTGTCGAAAATATGATGTACATGACAAGTACCTGCTCATCGGATGGTGGGTATTCACTGACAATTACTTTTGAAATTGGCACAAATCTCGAAGAAGCCCAGGTTCAGGTACAAAACCGTCTGGCAGTTGCAGAACCATTGTTGCCGGAAGATGTCAGACGCCAGGGTGTATCGGTGAAAAAACGATCGGCCAACATTATTATGGCCGTGGCATTAACATCGGAAGATGGCACATTCAGCGGCTTGGATTTATCAAACTATGCGATTCTACGGATGCGGGATGAGCTGAGCCGTGTTGATGGTGTCGGCGATATTTTAATTCGCGGACAGGGTGCCTATGCGATGCGCGTCTGGCTGGATCCGGATGCTATGGCAGCGAAGCAGATTACCACCAATGAAGTGGTTGCTGCCTTGCGCAGGCAAAATGTGCAGGTGACAGCAGGCCAGATTGGTCAGCCTCCCACAGAAGCCGATCAACAGCTCCAGTATTCAGTTACAACCAAAGGTCGTTTGACCAACGCGGAAGAATTTCAGGGGATCATTCTGAAACGGGGACCAGAGGGTCAAATAACCTACCTGCGTGATGTCGCCCGCGTGGAGCTGGGTGCCCAGAGTTACGATTCATTTTCTGCAAAAACGGGAACTCCCGCTTCCAATTTGCTGGTCTACCAGTTGCCTGGTTCCAATGCGATGGACGTGGCTGATCGTGTCAAGAAACGGATGGAAGAGATTTCCAGCACACTACCGAAGGGCATGGAGTATTCGATTCCGTTTGATACAACCCGGTTTGTGCGGCAGGCAATTTCAGAAGTATATCGCACGCTGATCGAAGCAGGTATTCTGGTGCTGATTGTGATTCTGGTCTTTTTGCAAAGCTGGCGGGCGTTGCTGGTGCCCACCACGACCGTACCGGTAACCATCATTGGTGCGTTTGCCTTCATGCCATTTCTTGGCTTTTCGATTAACCTGTTGACACTCTTTGGCTTGATTCTTGCGATTGGGATTGTGGTAGATGAGGCCATTGTGATTGTGGAGAACGCCGCCCACCATATTGAACGTGGGAAACCTGCCCGCGAAGCGACGATTCTAGCCATGCAGGAAGTTACCGGTCCGGTGATTGCGATTACCCTGGTGCTGATGGCGGTGTTTTTGCCCACAGCGTTTTTAGGTGGGATTACCGGCCAGTTGTACCGCCAATTTGCCTTAACAATTGCTGCAACAGCATTCATCAGTGCGGTCAATGCCTTAACATTGAAACCAGCACAATGTGCTACCTGGTTGAAGCCCCCACCCGCCCGTCGAGCCTGGCCAATTCGTGCCTTTAATACTGGATACGGTGCTATTGAAGCAGGATATGCATGGGTGATTCGCCAAACTGTGAAAGTATGGTGGGGTTTCCTGCTGATCTTTGCAGGAATTGCCGGAATGACGGGATACTGGTACACGACATTGCCAACAGGTTTTCTCCCGCAGGAAGACCAGGGCTACATCATTATTGCGGTGCAATTGCGTGACAATGCCCCACTGCAGGAAACTGCGATGGTGGGTGATAAAATGTCCGCTATCCTGAAGGAGTTCAAGGAAAAAGGTGCCACTGAAAACTGGTTTATGCTTGGTGGTTTCTCACTGTTGGATGGGACAAACTCGCCCAATGCAGCCACGATGTTTGTGGCCTGGAAAGACTGGAGTGAACGGGAAGGCAATCCCGCACTGACCCAGGATGCGATTGTCGGTCAACTTCGCCAGCGGTTTGCCGCAATCCAGGAGGCAAATATCCTCGTATTGATCCCACCATCGATCCAGGGGATTGGGGTGGCAGGCGGTTTCCAGATGCAGGTGCAGTTACGTGAAGGTGGGGAACTGCCAGATTTGCAGCAACGGATCTCCGATGTTATTGAAGCGGCTAAAAAACGGCCCGAAATCGGGGTGGCACAATCCAGTTTCCGTTCTGGTGTCCCGCAATTGTACCTCGATATTGACCGAATCAAATGTGAAAAACTAATCATCCCACTCGATGCACTCTTTGAAACGTTGCGGGCAAATCTTGGCTCTGTATACGTCAACGATTTTAACAAGTTTGGCCGTACCTATCAGGTGCGTGTTCAGGCAGAATCTGCAGAGCGGAGCAAAGCGGACGATATTTACAAACTCTACGTCCGAAATTTGTCTAATGAAATGGTACCGCTGAAAACACTGTTGAAGGTACAGGAACGTCCCGGGCCACAAAGCATTACCCGCCACAACCTCTATCCTGCAGCAGCCATTAATGGTGCTGGTGCACCCGGCATCAGTTCTGGTGAAGCACTGGAAGTGATGAAACAGGTTGCAGCGGAACAACTCCCTGATTCCATGGGTTTTGAATGGACCGGAATTGCCTATCAGGAAGCGGCCATTAGTGGTGATGAAGTGTATATTTTCGCCTTGGCAGTGCTGATGGTCTATCTGGTGCTTGCGGCCCAGTACGAAAGCTGGATTCTACCGCTGGCGGTGATTCTGGTGGTTCCTTTAGGTCTACTCGGCGTGATTGCTGCGGTTTCGTTCCGTGGGCTGGATAACAACATTTATACCCAGATTGGGGTGGTGCTGATTATCGCCCTTGCGAGCAAAAATGCCATTCTGATAGTCGAGTTTGCGCGAAAATTGCGAGAATCGGGTTTGTCGATTCGAGAATCTGCCGTCACCGCGGCTCGGAATCGCTTGCGACCGATTCTGATGACCTCTTTTGCTTTCATTATGGGTGTGGCCCCTTTGGTGTGGTCGAAAGGTGCAGGTGCGGCCAGCAGGCAGGCATTGGGTACCGCAGTGTTTGGTGGGATGTTAACTGCCACTTTTCTGGCAATTTTCTTTATTCCAGTGTTTTATGCTGTGATGCAATGGCTCTCGGAACTTCGCAGTGGGCCGAAGTTTGTCCAGCATGATTCCCCACCGCATTGA